In one Leptospira yasudae genomic region, the following are encoded:
- a CDS encoding class I SAM-dependent methyltransferase translates to MNDLNRKQFIKSFFYLVLSGFALDLLSKDKKEKSKPSLTNESSSVKNAHPDSNFKSVYLDSKLRNEFFLFLQNVYHLYPEADFHKLIFELSQSKQNDREIYEAILKEIPQIKPFAGIITYALPALKKQKLEISKEVGDLLGEGSRFNGYLEIGTTGRYVSNLQKKMHIEGAVFVLNDLEPKYSLEDLVERGQIAKVGKFVSLGDYDPIPEAAIAPESLDLVTNFIGFHHSPAKRLDGFIKSIAKVLKPGGKLVLRDHDVNSKEMRSIVALAHDVYNAGLEISWDETSRQIRNFTSVSEIEQRVGEFGLKPLGKYILQKGDPTKNTLMAFVKSA, encoded by the coding sequence ATGAACGATCTGAATCGGAAACAATTTATCAAATCCTTCTTTTATTTGGTTTTAAGCGGGTTTGCTTTGGACCTGCTTTCGAAAGATAAGAAGGAAAAATCGAAGCCCTCTTTGACGAATGAGAGTTCGAGCGTAAAAAACGCGCATCCCGATTCCAATTTTAAGAGCGTCTATCTCGATTCTAAGTTGAGAAATGAATTCTTTCTCTTTCTTCAAAACGTTTATCATCTTTATCCCGAAGCGGACTTTCACAAGCTTATATTCGAACTTTCCCAATCGAAACAAAACGATAGGGAAATTTACGAAGCGATTCTAAAGGAAATTCCTCAGATCAAACCTTTTGCAGGGATTATAACATACGCGCTTCCCGCTCTCAAAAAACAAAAGTTGGAAATCTCGAAAGAAGTGGGCGATTTGTTAGGCGAAGGCAGTCGATTCAACGGGTATTTGGAAATCGGAACCACGGGAAGATACGTTTCCAATCTCCAAAAGAAGATGCACATAGAGGGCGCCGTCTTCGTGTTAAACGATCTCGAACCGAAATACAGTCTGGAAGATTTGGTCGAGCGCGGACAAATTGCAAAGGTGGGGAAATTCGTTTCTCTCGGGGATTATGATCCGATTCCCGAAGCGGCGATTGCGCCGGAAAGTTTGGATTTGGTCACGAACTTCATCGGCTTTCACCATTCTCCCGCAAAACGGCTCGACGGTTTTATCAAATCGATCGCAAAGGTTTTGAAACCCGGAGGAAAGCTCGTTCTTCGCGATCACGATGTGAACTCGAAAGAGATGCGTTCCATCGTCGCTTTGGCCCACGATGTGTATAACGCAGGCCTGGAAATTTCTTGGGACGAAACTTCTCGTCAGATACGGAACTTTACTTCCGTTTCCGAGATCGAACAGCGAGTCGGCGAGTTCGGTTTAAAACCCTTGGGCAAATATATTCTTCAAAAAGGCGATCCCACTAAAAACACTCTGATGGCATTCGTAAAATCCGCATGA
- a CDS encoding FAD-binding protein, with protein sequence MKKLILLLFVFASSLFADPAIVNDVTQINPIPVARVVAPKTLDEIQNLVKNHNGPISIGGGRFSMGGQIATENALFIDTREFDKILSFDAKTKMITVEPGITWRKLQEFIDPFGLSVQIKQTYSNFTIGGSLSVNAHGRYIGYGPMILSVRSIKVVLADGKLVNASPKENPEIFFAAVGGYGGIGVIAEVTLALTDNKKVKRSVKKLPITEYKKFFFENVRNNAKAQFHNGDIYPPAYENVNAVTWEETEEPVTVEDKIVPVKESYWLENLIYFWLTELPYGKELRESVLDPLYYRKDRVVWRNYEASYDVQELEPPTRRISTYVLQEYFVPVEKFDEFYPLMRSILQKHDVNVMNISIRHAKADSGSYLAWGRTEVFSFVIYYKQRVYESARKEVGVWTRELIDAVTSVGGAYYLPYQLHATVSQFHKAYPNADRFLALKRKLDPSYKFRNKLWDKYYFHKEEDKKIRLELDSLKNYSRNEDQTFLTLPEWYIVFSSDEYVNFLKHSPPSAFPYWGSVAQFWRIYGRVIVKTWNSYEFNWGYHLMINVIGISYSGELILKSLYENTIGRITEWIAGTSGLTPETNVESYMQKVAREYTDFVRLRPWYEYPFYSKFKEFWTIRDGEGTSVIRRWERRMFFSAELLAKATYGKLIAMGTESVYEPETFEVTAWVKENGRSAIRKIPRYEAFTQTVPQLVKKNVSFTEIAGNKQILLTLIVPVDANLRDQETILYEWKILTEPNLKRTAVIVPISRLHEILIKAESNGYKLDHIFDY encoded by the coding sequence ATGAAAAAACTCATTCTTCTTCTTTTCGTCTTTGCCAGTTCCCTTTTCGCCGATCCGGCGATCGTAAACGACGTCACCCAGATCAATCCGATTCCGGTCGCAAGAGTCGTCGCACCGAAAACGTTAGACGAAATACAGAACTTGGTAAAGAATCATAACGGCCCGATTTCGATCGGAGGCGGAAGGTTTTCCATGGGCGGTCAGATCGCAACGGAGAACGCGTTGTTCATCGACACGAGGGAGTTCGATAAAATTCTTTCGTTTGACGCAAAGACAAAGATGATCACGGTGGAACCCGGAATTACCTGGAGAAAACTCCAGGAATTCATCGATCCTTTCGGTCTTTCCGTTCAGATCAAACAGACGTATTCCAACTTTACGATCGGAGGCTCTCTCAGCGTTAACGCGCACGGAAGATATATCGGTTACGGTCCGATGATCCTTTCGGTTCGTTCCATCAAAGTCGTGTTAGCCGATGGAAAACTCGTGAACGCGAGCCCTAAGGAAAATCCGGAAATCTTCTTTGCCGCGGTCGGCGGTTACGGCGGAATCGGCGTCATTGCAGAGGTGACTCTTGCGTTGACGGACAACAAAAAGGTAAAACGTTCCGTAAAAAAACTGCCGATCACGGAATACAAAAAATTCTTTTTTGAAAACGTTCGTAATAACGCAAAAGCGCAGTTTCACAACGGGGATATCTATCCTCCCGCTTATGAAAACGTAAACGCGGTTACTTGGGAAGAAACGGAAGAACCCGTGACGGTGGAAGACAAGATCGTTCCCGTGAAGGAAAGTTATTGGCTTGAGAATCTCATCTACTTCTGGTTAACCGAACTTCCTTACGGAAAAGAATTGAGGGAGTCCGTTTTGGATCCGCTTTATTACCGCAAGGATCGAGTCGTCTGGAGAAATTACGAAGCCAGTTACGACGTTCAGGAATTGGAACCGCCGACTCGAAGAATCAGCACGTATGTTTTACAGGAATACTTCGTTCCGGTCGAGAAGTTCGACGAATTTTATCCGTTGATGCGTTCGATCCTGCAAAAGCACGACGTCAACGTGATGAACATTTCGATCCGTCACGCAAAAGCGGATTCTGGTTCTTATTTGGCTTGGGGAAGAACGGAGGTTTTTTCCTTCGTGATTTATTACAAACAACGAGTTTACGAAAGCGCCAGAAAAGAAGTCGGTGTTTGGACGAGAGAGTTGATCGATGCGGTAACGAGCGTGGGCGGCGCTTATTATCTTCCTTATCAGCTTCATGCGACGGTTTCGCAGTTTCACAAGGCGTATCCGAATGCGGACCGCTTCTTAGCATTAAAAAGAAAACTGGATCCGAGCTACAAGTTCCGAAACAAGCTCTGGGACAAATATTATTTTCATAAGGAAGAAGACAAAAAGATCCGGCTCGAATTGGATTCCCTCAAGAATTATTCGCGCAACGAGGATCAGACCTTTTTGACGCTGCCGGAATGGTATATCGTTTTCAGTTCGGACGAATATGTAAATTTCCTAAAGCATTCTCCTCCGAGCGCGTTTCCGTATTGGGGAAGCGTCGCGCAGTTTTGGAGGATTTACGGAAGGGTGATCGTAAAAACTTGGAATTCGTACGAGTTCAATTGGGGTTATCATCTGATGATCAACGTGATCGGAATCAGTTATTCGGGAGAATTGATTCTAAAATCCCTCTATGAGAACACGATCGGAAGAATCACGGAATGGATCGCAGGAACTTCGGGGCTTACGCCGGAAACGAACGTCGAATCTTACATGCAAAAAGTTGCAAGAGAATACACAGATTTCGTTCGTCTTCGTCCTTGGTATGAATATCCGTTTTATTCCAAGTTCAAGGAATTTTGGACGATTCGGGACGGGGAGGGAACGAGCGTTATCCGTAGATGGGAACGGAGAATGTTTTTTTCGGCCGAACTTCTTGCTAAAGCGACATACGGAAAATTGATTGCGATGGGAACGGAATCCGTTTACGAACCGGAAACGTTCGAAGTGACGGCCTGGGTCAAGGAAAACGGCCGCAGTGCGATCCGCAAAATTCCGAGATACGAGGCGTTTACGCAGACCGTCCCGCAGCTCGTAAAGAAAAACGTTTCCTTCACGGAAATCGCGGGGAATAAACAAATTCTTTTGACCTTGATCGTTCCCGTTGATGCGAATCTACGCGATCAAGAAACGATACTCTACGAATGGAAGATTTTGACCGAGCCGAATTTAAAACGAACCGCGGTCATCGTTCCGATTTCAAGACTTCATGAAATTCTAATAAAGGCGGAATCGAACGGATATAAGCTCGACCATATCTTCGATTATTGA
- a CDS encoding MBL fold metallo-hydrolase, with translation MRYILQFFCFLAFVSCAVTSRPSTIVTKGKPVSVNNFVPTPKGPIVFQKITAADWVVDRGGLINLKDPKAKAAGLKSEEEPIQIYFYVIDHPKFGRYVIDTGLSQVFRKDPKEWPVSWIVASVMNTSALKVKLTVDEWLKKEPKKVEGIFLTHLHLDHIMGTSDFSSDVPIYVGPNEATNKKFINSLVQGSTDGLLGEKVSFSELDFAEAAKNSSYPAIDFFGDQSLIIIHVEGHTKGSLAFLIQSSSGSHLILGDSCHTSWGWENGVSPGDFTEDQEKNQSSLNFLKEFASKITGIRVHPGHQSLPEK, from the coding sequence ATGAGATATATACTTCAATTCTTTTGTTTTCTTGCGTTTGTATCCTGCGCCGTAACTTCGCGTCCGTCAACGATCGTAACCAAGGGGAAACCGGTTTCCGTAAATAATTTCGTTCCAACTCCGAAAGGTCCGATCGTATTTCAAAAAATAACGGCCGCCGATTGGGTCGTGGACCGTGGAGGTCTGATCAATCTGAAAGATCCGAAGGCGAAAGCGGCCGGATTAAAATCCGAGGAAGAACCGATTCAGATTTATTTTTACGTGATCGATCATCCTAAGTTCGGCAGATACGTGATCGATACAGGTCTTTCTCAGGTTTTTAGAAAGGATCCGAAAGAATGGCCCGTTTCCTGGATCGTAGCTTCGGTGATGAATACGTCCGCTCTGAAGGTAAAACTTACCGTCGACGAATGGCTCAAGAAAGAACCGAAAAAAGTGGAAGGAATTTTCCTAACTCATTTACACCTCGATCACATCATGGGGACGAGCGATTTCTCCTCCGATGTTCCTATTTACGTAGGGCCGAACGAAGCCACGAATAAGAAGTTCATCAATTCTCTGGTGCAAGGGAGCACAGACGGTCTGTTAGGCGAGAAGGTTTCCTTTTCGGAATTGGACTTTGCGGAGGCGGCAAAGAATTCTTCCTATCCTGCGATCGACTTTTTCGGAGATCAATCCTTGATCATCATTCACGTGGAAGGTCATACGAAAGGAAGTCTTGCGTTTCTGATTCAGAGTTCTTCCGGTTCCCATCTTATTCTCGGCGATTCCTGTCATACGAGCTGGGGTTGGGAGAACGGCGTAAGCCCGGGCGATTTTACGGAGGATCAGGAAAAGAATCAGTCGAGCCTGAATTTCCTAAAGGAATTCGCCTCTAAAATTACCGGTATTCGCGTCCATCCGGGTCATCAGAGTTTACCCGAAAAATAA
- a CDS encoding SDR family oxidoreductase translates to MKEIDRSKPVLVTGGAGYIASWVIRYLLEDGVSVRATVRNKSDSAKISHLLKLAERFPGKLEFYEADLLKEGSFLNAMTDKGGVELIIHTASPFFIDGIKNPQKELVEPAVLGTKNILESANASPSVKRIVLTSSVAAVMGDNIDASSLPNRRLSEEHWNTTSNLGHQPYPYSKTLAEKEAWKIADAQSRWDLITINPSFVMGPSVSDRADGTSVNFMLSMINGKFAPGVPDMMIGFVDVRDVARAHILAGFTPSAKGRHIVSNTTLKFLDVAKVIREKYGKRFPTPKSSLPKFVTYLIGPFFGLSWSYISRNVGIPFELDHSYSKKDLGLTYRPISETFVEHIEQIVSSKMLSKKGA, encoded by the coding sequence ATGAAAGAAATTGACCGTTCCAAACCGGTTCTTGTCACCGGAGGCGCCGGGTATATCGCGTCCTGGGTGATTCGATATCTGCTCGAAGACGGAGTTTCCGTGCGCGCAACCGTTCGGAATAAATCGGATTCCGCGAAGATATCGCATCTTCTGAAACTCGCGGAACGTTTTCCGGGTAAACTGGAATTTTACGAAGCGGATCTTTTGAAGGAAGGATCCTTTTTGAATGCGATGACGGACAAGGGAGGAGTGGAATTGATCATTCATACCGCTTCTCCGTTTTTTATAGACGGGATCAAAAACCCGCAGAAGGAACTTGTTGAACCGGCAGTATTAGGAACTAAGAATATTCTGGAATCTGCAAATGCAAGCCCTTCGGTGAAACGAATCGTTCTGACATCCAGCGTTGCGGCCGTGATGGGAGATAATATCGACGCCTCATCCCTTCCCAATCGAAGACTTTCGGAAGAACACTGGAATACGACGAGCAATCTCGGTCACCAACCGTATCCGTATTCCAAAACGCTCGCGGAAAAAGAGGCGTGGAAGATCGCCGATGCACAATCGCGATGGGATCTGATCACGATCAATCCTTCGTTCGTGATGGGACCTTCCGTTTCGGACAGAGCGGACGGAACGAGCGTGAACTTTATGCTTTCTATGATTAACGGTAAATTCGCTCCGGGCGTTCCCGATATGATGATCGGATTTGTGGATGTTCGCGACGTAGCTCGCGCTCATATCCTTGCGGGATTCACTCCTTCCGCAAAAGGCCGTCATATCGTTTCGAATACGACTTTGAAGTTTTTGGACGTTGCAAAGGTGATTCGGGAAAAATATGGAAAGCGATTTCCGACCCCGAAAAGTTCCCTGCCTAAGTTTGTGACCTATTTGATCGGGCCGTTTTTCGGATTATCCTGGTCGTATATTTCGCGTAACGTGGGAATCCCTTTTGAGCTCGATCATTCGTATAGCAAAAAAGATTTAGGTCTGACGTATCGTCCTATTTCGGAAACGTTCGTGGAGCATATCGAGCAGATCGTTTCTTCTAAGATGCTTTCGAAAAAAGGCGCTTAA
- a CDS encoding SH3 domain-containing protein has translation MKKISIQSLTKLFAIISLLWIAVLAESNHAQDKKFQRYVLTSEGKLNVREKPKDGKVLFQLEKGEVVFVKEDSQYEEWQEISTKSGAKGYASSEFLSKKSPEDLSSAKLFGSVYTSTEGSWFRSLAIRIKNQWFSASDFSAEAYYLEKKAIQEKEKANAYERASIAGEFSPEKKETTGCQEIRVVRGNLAAFKKLNTYENSVYAMFGSKIGDKVRSDRYEPSEKIGALLDSSAAAIFKKKYPKAAELKFVKRGDFNSIKAPEKEYIYIRYALRVEPEEKAYYAAIYELNNGEVGKRIFEKFDVLSKDQAVYGGQYHLNDALDLDENGTPVLILHHNGYDGYINEFARIKNNQLQTMFLSGGDAC, from the coding sequence ATGAAAAAAATCTCCATCCAATCCTTAACGAAACTTTTCGCGATCATATCTCTTTTGTGGATCGCCGTTCTTGCAGAATCCAACCACGCTCAGGATAAAAAATTTCAGAGATACGTTTTGACTTCGGAAGGAAAATTGAACGTAAGGGAAAAACCGAAAGACGGAAAAGTGTTGTTTCAACTGGAAAAAGGAGAAGTCGTTTTCGTCAAAGAAGATTCCCAATATGAAGAATGGCAGGAGATCTCTACAAAGTCGGGAGCAAAAGGATATGCCTCATCCGAGTTTTTAAGTAAAAAATCTCCGGAAGATCTTTCCAGTGCAAAGCTCTTCGGTTCCGTTTATACAAGCACGGAAGGATCTTGGTTTCGATCGTTAGCGATTCGCATTAAAAATCAATGGTTTTCCGCGAGCGACTTCTCCGCGGAAGCGTACTATTTGGAGAAGAAAGCGATACAGGAAAAAGAAAAGGCGAACGCATACGAACGTGCAAGCATAGCGGGAGAATTCTCGCCCGAAAAAAAAGAAACCACCGGTTGTCAGGAAATCCGAGTCGTTCGCGGGAACTTAGCTGCATTCAAAAAACTGAATACGTATGAAAATTCCGTTTATGCGATGTTCGGTTCCAAGATCGGCGACAAAGTACGATCGGATCGTTACGAGCCCTCTGAAAAAATCGGCGCATTACTCGATTCCTCCGCGGCGGCAATCTTCAAGAAAAAATATCCGAAAGCGGCGGAATTGAAGTTCGTAAAACGGGGGGATTTCAATTCTATCAAAGCTCCGGAAAAAGAATATATTTATATTCGTTACGCACTTCGGGTCGAACCGGAAGAAAAAGCTTATTACGCGGCGATTTACGAGCTAAACAACGGGGAAGTAGGAAAGAGGATCTTCGAAAAATTCGATGTTTTGAGTAAGGATCAGGCCGTTTATGGGGGCCAATATCACCTAAACGACGCTCTCGACTTGGATGAAAACGGAACTCCGGTTTTGATTCTCCATCACAACGGTTACGACGGCTACATAAACGAGTTTGCAAGGATCAAGAACAATCAGCTGCAAACGATGTTTTTGTCGGGTGGAGACGCTTGCTAA